Proteins from a genomic interval of Stenotrophomonas maltophilia R551-3:
- a CDS encoding DEAD/DEAH box helicase translates to MSQESQAQLQFAQLGLSESVMQAVTAIGYETPSPIQAATIPAMLEGRDVLGQAQTGTGKTAAFALPVLSNIDLQQIKPQALVLAPTRELAIQVAEAFQSYSSKIPGFRVLPVYGGQPYGQQLSALRRGVHIVVGTPGRVIDHLDRSTLDLSELKTLVLDEADEMLRMGFIDDVEAVLKKLPAKRQVALFSATMPPQIRRIAQTYLQDPVEVTIAAKTTTSANIRQRYWWVSGMHKLDALTRILEVEPFDAMIIFARTKAGTEELASKLQARGLAAAAINGDMQQAQRERTIAMLKEGKLDILVATDVAARGLDVERISHVLNYDIPYDTESYVHRIGRTGRAGRSGEAILFATPREKGMLRQIERATRQPIEEMQLPSVEAVNDNRINKFTSRITETLGQGGLDFYRQLLERFETEQNVPAIEVAAALAKMMQGDTPFLLQPPVRAPREERAPRERFERTERPERGDRNERGPRFERGPRRDDAEGGFEQRPRRDVPPRGAPEQGMETYRISVGHQHGVKPANIVGAIANEAGLESRFIGRIDIHDDFSLLDLPAQMPSDVLTHLQKVWVSGQQLQMRPLAAGEEINPAPRPFKPRFDKRGPGGPGGPRRSGPGGPGGDRGGDRGGDRDSRPPRRDGFKPRGPRSY, encoded by the coding sequence ATGTCCCAAGAATCCCAAGCGCAGCTGCAGTTCGCGCAGCTCGGCCTGTCCGAGTCTGTCATGCAGGCGGTCACCGCCATCGGCTACGAAACCCCGTCGCCGATCCAGGCTGCCACCATTCCGGCGATGCTGGAAGGCCGTGACGTGCTGGGCCAGGCCCAGACCGGTACCGGCAAGACCGCCGCCTTTGCGCTGCCGGTACTGTCCAACATCGACCTGCAGCAGATCAAGCCGCAGGCGCTGGTGCTGGCCCCGACCCGCGAGCTGGCCATCCAGGTCGCCGAGGCGTTCCAGTCCTATTCCTCGAAGATCCCCGGCTTCCGCGTGCTGCCGGTGTACGGCGGCCAGCCGTACGGCCAGCAGCTGTCGGCGCTGCGTCGCGGCGTGCACATCGTGGTCGGTACCCCCGGCCGCGTCATCGACCACCTGGATCGCAGCACGCTGGACCTGTCCGAGCTGAAGACGCTGGTGCTGGACGAAGCCGACGAAATGCTGCGCATGGGCTTCATCGACGACGTCGAAGCCGTGCTGAAGAAGCTGCCGGCCAAGCGCCAGGTCGCCCTGTTCTCGGCCACGATGCCGCCGCAGATCCGCCGCATCGCGCAGACCTACCTGCAGGACCCGGTGGAAGTGACCATCGCGGCCAAGACCACCACCTCGGCCAACATCCGCCAGCGCTACTGGTGGGTGAGCGGCATGCACAAGCTGGACGCGCTGACCCGCATCCTGGAAGTCGAGCCGTTCGACGCGATGATCATTTTCGCGCGCACCAAGGCCGGTACCGAGGAACTGGCCAGCAAGCTGCAGGCCCGTGGCCTGGCCGCTGCCGCCATCAACGGTGACATGCAGCAGGCGCAGCGTGAGCGCACCATCGCCATGCTGAAGGAAGGCAAGCTGGATATCCTGGTCGCCACCGACGTGGCTGCCCGCGGCCTGGACGTGGAACGCATCAGCCACGTGCTGAACTACGACATCCCGTACGACACCGAAAGCTACGTGCACCGCATCGGCCGTACTGGCCGTGCCGGCCGCAGCGGCGAGGCGATCCTGTTCGCCACCCCGCGCGAGAAGGGCATGCTGCGCCAGATCGAGCGTGCTACCCGCCAGCCGATCGAAGAAATGCAGCTGCCGAGCGTGGAAGCGGTCAACGACAACCGCATCAACAAGTTCACCTCGCGCATCACCGAGACCCTCGGCCAGGGCGGCCTGGACTTCTACCGCCAGCTGTTGGAACGCTTCGAGACCGAGCAGAACGTGCCGGCCATCGAAGTGGCTGCTGCGCTGGCGAAGATGATGCAGGGCGATACCCCGTTCCTGCTGCAGCCGCCGGTGCGTGCACCGCGCGAAGAACGTGCGCCGCGTGAGCGTTTCGAGCGCACTGAGCGCCCGGAACGTGGCGATCGCAACGAGCGTGGTCCGCGCTTCGAGCGTGGCCCGCGTCGTGACGATGCCGAGGGTGGCTTCGAGCAGCGCCCGCGCCGTGATGTGCCGCCGCGCGGTGCACCGGAGCAGGGCATGGAGACCTACCGCATTTCGGTCGGCCACCAGCACGGCGTGAAGCCGGCCAACATCGTCGGCGCCATCGCCAACGAGGCCGGCCTGGAAAGCCGTTTCATCGGCCGCATCGACATTCACGATGACTTCTCGCTGCTGGACCTGCCGGCGCAGATGCCGTCGGACGTGCTGACCCACCTGCAGAAGGTGTGGGTCTCCGGCCAGCAGCTGCAGATGCGTCCGCTGGCGGCTGGTGAAGAGATCAACCCGGCGCCGCGTCCGTTCAAGCCGCGCTTCGACAAGCGTGGTCCGGGTGGTCCGGGTGGCCCGCGCCGCAGTGGCCCGGGTGGCCCTGGTGGCGACCGCGGTGGTGACCGCGGTGGTGACCGCGACAGCCGCCCGCCGCGTCGTGACGGCTTCAAGCCGCGCGGCCCGCGCAGCTACTAA
- a CDS encoding putative bifunctional diguanylate cyclase/phosphodiesterase: MGRSGTDQHSRRVPMTRGLGLRFALLTGMAIGLVALSALIQELQAASTAWIAGQGYWSRGQQDATAALSRYLARGDAQDLDDARQALQVPLGDLQGRLALEQAEPDESRARQGFLQGGNARADVPRLVFSFRYARDLGAFREATALWRQTDGDLMAVQNLVAELQRRHAGGSLPVADRDRYLQQLRDLDRRLQVQAQAFSQALLRMATMVRVATLMVGGLSVLAISLMAVALARRVGKDLTEHESRFRAAFYQANVGMLKLDTDGKVMEANQAMADILDYRRDVLLQMSLGDLLMEGELVIDGVGRIDWDRQLRPSELRFCRRDGSLVWGRWSGTGVRSAGGGLSVFAIIEDVSQNHALAREIEHHASHDPLTGLINRREIERLLERSLLQVRSEGGTHSLCYINLDHFKLVNDSFGHAAGDQMLRSFADYLVAAVRDGDWVGRLGADEFAVFLAHAGQDEAKRVLQRVIRNLGQATFPISEGSPQLSCSIGVVEVNAEAPDANWLMSAADSACYAAKQAGRNRVHCFNENRLALEERRQEAERLQGVSLAMAENRMLLYAQRIARVGDPSYLHYEVLVRMRGTDGSLHLPGQFMPAVERYGMAVALDRHVLGLLFRHLQVCPAHVRQLGLCNVNVSAQSIAEPGFLAFVCDLLERNRALASKLCFEITETAAISNLSQARAFIDAVKARGCRMALDDFGSGLSSFGYLRQLPADILKIDGTFVRDMDTDPISHATVRAISELGRELQMEVVAEWVETAEVAAALTRLGVQGLQGYAIERPQPLERMTLSDLRPVRLVAVKGPPAAG; encoded by the coding sequence ATGGGTAGGAGTGGCACGGACCAACACAGCCGGCGGGTGCCGATGACCCGTGGGCTGGGACTGCGATTTGCGTTGCTGACGGGCATGGCGATCGGGCTGGTCGCCTTGTCCGCCCTGATCCAGGAGCTGCAGGCGGCGTCCACGGCCTGGATTGCCGGGCAGGGCTACTGGTCGCGGGGGCAGCAGGATGCGACCGCTGCGCTCAGCCGCTATCTGGCGCGCGGCGACGCACAGGACCTGGACGATGCGCGGCAGGCGCTGCAGGTGCCCTTGGGCGACCTGCAGGGGCGGCTGGCACTGGAGCAGGCTGAACCCGATGAGTCACGGGCCCGGCAGGGCTTCCTGCAGGGCGGCAATGCCCGTGCCGATGTACCGCGGTTGGTGTTCTCGTTCCGCTATGCGCGCGATCTGGGCGCTTTCCGCGAAGCAACCGCGCTGTGGCGGCAGACCGATGGCGACCTGATGGCGGTGCAGAATCTGGTCGCGGAGCTGCAGCGACGGCATGCCGGAGGCAGCTTGCCGGTGGCCGATCGCGATCGCTACCTGCAGCAGCTGCGGGATCTTGATCGACGCCTGCAGGTACAGGCGCAGGCGTTCTCGCAGGCGCTGCTGCGGATGGCCACGATGGTGCGGGTGGCGACGCTGATGGTCGGCGGCCTGTCGGTACTGGCGATCAGCCTGATGGCGGTGGCCCTGGCGCGTCGCGTCGGCAAGGACCTGACCGAGCACGAGAGCCGCTTCCGAGCCGCGTTCTACCAGGCCAACGTCGGCATGCTCAAGCTCGACACCGATGGCAAGGTGATGGAAGCCAACCAGGCGATGGCCGATATCCTCGACTATCGCCGCGACGTGCTGCTGCAGATGTCACTGGGTGATCTGCTGATGGAGGGCGAACTGGTCATCGATGGCGTGGGCCGCATCGACTGGGACCGGCAGCTGCGACCGAGCGAGCTGCGCTTCTGCCGCCGCGATGGCAGCCTGGTCTGGGGGCGCTGGAGTGGTACCGGCGTGCGCAGTGCCGGTGGTGGGCTGTCGGTGTTTGCGATCATCGAGGACGTCAGCCAGAACCATGCACTGGCGCGCGAGATCGAGCATCACGCCAGCCACGATCCGTTGACAGGTCTGATCAACCGCCGCGAGATCGAGCGGCTGCTGGAACGTTCGCTGCTGCAGGTGCGCAGCGAGGGCGGCACGCATTCGCTGTGCTACATCAACCTGGATCACTTCAAGCTGGTCAACGACAGTTTCGGCCACGCTGCCGGTGACCAGATGCTGCGCAGTTTCGCCGACTACCTGGTGGCAGCGGTGCGTGATGGCGACTGGGTGGGCCGGCTCGGTGCCGACGAATTTGCGGTGTTCCTCGCCCATGCCGGGCAGGACGAGGCCAAGCGGGTACTGCAACGGGTAATCCGCAACCTGGGCCAGGCCACGTTCCCGATCAGCGAGGGCAGCCCGCAGTTGAGCTGCAGCATCGGCGTGGTCGAGGTCAATGCCGAGGCGCCGGACGCGAACTGGTTGATGAGCGCCGCCGACAGCGCCTGCTATGCGGCCAAGCAGGCCGGCCGCAACCGTGTGCACTGCTTCAACGAGAACCGCCTGGCGCTGGAGGAGCGGCGCCAGGAAGCCGAGCGCCTGCAGGGCGTCAGCCTGGCGATGGCCGAGAACCGCATGCTGTTGTATGCACAACGCATCGCCCGGGTGGGGGATCCGTCCTACCTGCACTACGAAGTGCTGGTGCGCATGCGTGGTACCGATGGCAGCCTGCACCTGCCCGGCCAGTTCATGCCGGCCGTGGAGCGCTATGGCATGGCGGTGGCGCTGGACCGGCACGTGCTGGGGCTGCTGTTTCGCCACCTGCAGGTCTGCCCGGCACACGTGCGCCAGCTGGGGCTGTGCAACGTCAATGTGTCTGCGCAGTCGATCGCCGAGCCCGGCTTCCTTGCCTTCGTCTGCGATCTGCTCGAGCGCAACCGCGCGCTGGCCTCGAAGCTGTGTTTCGAGATCACCGAGACCGCGGCGATCAGCAACCTCAGCCAGGCCCGCGCTTTCATCGATGCGGTGAAGGCACGCGGCTGCCGGATGGCATTGGACGATTTCGGCTCTGGCCTGTCCTCGTTCGGCTACCTGCGCCAATTGCCGGCCGACATCCTGAAGATCGACGGCACCTTCGTGCGTGACATGGATACCGACCCGATCAGCCACGCCACCGTGCGTGCGATCAGCGAGCTCGGCCGCGAGCTGCAGATGGAGGTGGTGGCCGAATGGGTGGAGACCGCCGAGGTGGCCGCCGCGCTGACCCGGCTCGGCGTGCAGGGGCTGCAGGGGTATGCGATCGAGCGACCGCAGCCGCTGGAACGGATGACCCTGAGTGACCTGAGGCCGGTGCGCCTGGTGGCGGTGAAGGGGCCTCCGGCCGCTGGCTGA
- a CDS encoding sensor domain-containing diguanylate cyclase, which translates to MGVRQWRYETGTLLVVLLMGVLFPDPAHARMAEAGRDFLLVGAPTDEPTPHRGCTPAMLAGPREQVEVSAPPGGWSGQPQALDVFNVFAGEVRVQHGDREICGNMHDARTRDSRFRAGIGLVAVPAAGSHEPFLVSWQAPLKARWVPTLRLGAPSPVQQNDTARLLVRAACIAVAIALALSALMAYLTTRDRSFLVYIGATFVVVLWQAILGGLSGYPEPWLPVGERGAWWLLALTAATQALVLPALWRLNGGDRLLPRSRPAQQGVLWGLLGLAALVPWLRWETLALVAEGLQLSFILGCLLSLAAGIRAWLRGDCWALAGLAALVPLLVMIAADASSAGWLLEYRVEALQLSVTWLLMMAAYAMNQRLGRLRQQRDELRQLAETDGLTGLPNRRAGLQQLARHLAQVDRERGPLVIGFLDIDLFKDINDRHGHAVGDQVLVAVARALRTAVRSQDEVVRMGGEEFLLLMPGMPRETASARLDRLRQRIIEAGQALQVPGLEVTASIGLAQWRPGEDDLAALLRRADHAMYVAKRAGRNRVFDGEELDPPVPE; encoded by the coding sequence GTGGGCGTCAGGCAGTGGCGGTACGAAACAGGGACGCTGCTGGTCGTCCTGCTGATGGGAGTGCTGTTTCCCGATCCGGCGCACGCGCGCATGGCCGAGGCCGGCCGGGATTTCCTGCTGGTTGGTGCACCTACGGATGAACCGACGCCGCATCGTGGCTGCACGCCCGCGATGCTGGCCGGGCCACGCGAGCAGGTAGAGGTATCGGCGCCTCCCGGGGGCTGGTCGGGGCAACCCCAGGCCCTGGATGTGTTCAACGTGTTCGCTGGCGAAGTCCGCGTACAGCATGGCGACCGCGAGATCTGCGGCAACATGCACGATGCACGCACCCGTGATTCGCGCTTCCGTGCCGGCATCGGCCTGGTGGCGGTGCCGGCGGCTGGCAGCCATGAGCCGTTCCTGGTGTCGTGGCAGGCGCCGCTGAAGGCGCGCTGGGTGCCGACGTTGCGGCTGGGTGCGCCCAGTCCGGTCCAGCAGAACGATACCGCCCGCCTGCTGGTGCGCGCGGCGTGCATCGCGGTGGCGATCGCGCTGGCGCTGTCGGCATTGATGGCTTACCTGACCACCCGTGACCGCAGCTTCCTGGTCTACATCGGCGCGACGTTCGTGGTGGTGTTGTGGCAGGCGATTCTTGGCGGCTTGAGCGGCTACCCCGAACCCTGGCTGCCGGTGGGGGAGCGCGGCGCATGGTGGCTGCTGGCGCTGACCGCTGCGACCCAGGCGCTGGTACTGCCTGCTCTGTGGCGCCTCAACGGCGGGGACCGCCTGCTGCCACGCTCGCGGCCGGCACAGCAGGGCGTGCTCTGGGGCCTGCTGGGGCTGGCCGCGCTGGTGCCGTGGCTGCGCTGGGAAACCCTGGCGCTGGTCGCGGAGGGCCTGCAGCTGAGCTTCATCCTCGGTTGCCTGCTGTCACTGGCCGCCGGCATACGGGCGTGGTTGCGTGGTGACTGCTGGGCGCTGGCAGGCCTGGCGGCGCTGGTGCCGCTGCTGGTGATGATCGCCGCCGATGCCAGCAGTGCGGGGTGGCTGCTGGAATACCGGGTGGAAGCGCTGCAGCTGTCGGTGACCTGGCTGCTGATGATGGCCGCCTATGCCATGAACCAGCGGCTGGGCCGACTGCGCCAGCAGCGCGATGAACTGCGCCAGCTGGCCGAAACCGATGGCCTGACCGGGCTACCCAACCGCAGGGCCGGCCTGCAGCAGCTGGCCCGTCACCTGGCGCAGGTCGACCGTGAGCGCGGCCCGCTGGTGATCGGTTTCCTGGACATCGACCTGTTCAAGGACATCAACGACCGCCATGGCCACGCGGTGGGCGACCAGGTGCTGGTGGCGGTAGCGCGAGCCCTGCGCACGGCAGTCCGCAGCCAGGACGAAGTGGTGCGGATGGGCGGCGAGGAGTTCCTGCTGCTGATGCCGGGCATGCCGCGCGAAACGGCGTCGGCCCGGCTGGATCGGCTGCGCCAGCGCATCATCGAGGCCGGCCAGGCATTGCAGGTCCCTGGGCTGGAGGTCACAGCCAGCATCGGGCTGGCACAGTGGCGGCCGGGCGAGGATGATCTGGCCGCGCTGCTACGCCGGGCCGACCATGCCATGTACGTGGCCAAGCGGGCGGGCCGCAACCGGGTCTTCGATGGTGAAGAACTCGATCCACCCGTGCCGGAATGA
- a CDS encoding pseudouridine synthase: MTTRLNKHIADTGFCSRREADRLIAARRVTVNGHPAGTGAVVGEEDQVLVDGQPLRARVARKPGTRRHVYIALNKPVGVTCTTETSVKGNIVDFVGHEQRIFPIGRLDKESEGLILMTSNGDIVNQILRAENGHQKEYLVAVNKPVTDEFLRGMARGVRIHDQMTLPCKTSRIAKFGFRITLQQGLNRQIRLMAAEFGYRVTQLRRVRIDNIKIGALKPGQWRNLTEQELQGLLPKQLDW; this comes from the coding sequence ATGACCACCCGACTCAACAAACATATCGCCGACACCGGCTTCTGCTCCCGCCGCGAGGCCGATCGCCTGATCGCCGCCCGCCGGGTCACCGTCAACGGCCACCCGGCCGGTACCGGCGCGGTGGTGGGCGAAGAAGACCAGGTGCTGGTCGACGGCCAGCCGCTGCGCGCGCGCGTTGCACGCAAGCCCGGTACCCGCCGCCACGTCTACATCGCGCTGAACAAGCCGGTGGGCGTGACCTGCACCACCGAAACCTCGGTCAAGGGCAACATCGTCGACTTCGTTGGCCATGAGCAGCGCATCTTCCCGATCGGCCGCCTCGACAAGGAGTCGGAAGGGTTGATCCTGATGACCAGCAACGGCGACATCGTCAACCAGATCCTGCGCGCCGAGAATGGCCACCAGAAGGAGTACCTGGTAGCGGTGAACAAGCCGGTCACCGACGAATTCCTGCGTGGCATGGCCCGCGGCGTGCGCATCCACGACCAGATGACGCTGCCGTGCAAGACCTCGCGCATCGCCAAGTTCGGTTTCCGCATCACCCTGCAGCAGGGCCTGAACCGGCAGATCCGCCTGATGGCTGCCGAGTTCGGCTATCGCGTGACCCAGCTGCGCCGCGTGCGCATCGACAACATCAAGATCGGCGCGCTGAAGCCGGGCCAGTGGCGCAACCTGACCGAGCAGGAACTGCAGGGCCTGCTGCCGAAGCAGCTGGACTGGTAA
- a CDS encoding sensor domain-containing diguanylate cyclase: MIKPDKPANEALRLEALYRYRILDSQREKSFDDLVAIAKAVCGTSMAAVTLIDVERQWFKSIQGIDAAENLRSDSMCGHAILQPQEIMVVEDALQDVRFHDNPVVTGDPHIRFYAGAPLISSDGLPLGTLCVFDAHPQHLPSDKAEALAALSRQVMLVMELRRFALDIQKHMLERDDYERLLSEYQDVLLAQNADLAEQSRTDALTGLPNRRAMAAALEEAVAVVDDQPGVACVALLDIDHFKHINDFQGHATGDRVLAELGVLLRSHFAGRGMAARYGGEEFVAVMPSTDLHTAELQCEFLRLAVADLPLGFPVTVSIGVAQHQPGESVDDTLARADKALYRAKGNGRNRVERAG; the protein is encoded by the coding sequence ATGATCAAGCCCGACAAGCCTGCCAACGAAGCCCTTCGGCTCGAGGCGCTGTACCGCTACCGGATCCTGGATTCGCAGCGTGAGAAATCCTTCGACGACCTGGTCGCGATCGCCAAGGCGGTCTGTGGCACGTCGATGGCGGCGGTGACCCTGATCGATGTGGAACGGCAGTGGTTCAAGTCGATCCAGGGCATCGACGCGGCGGAGAACCTGCGCAGCGATTCGATGTGTGGCCACGCCATCCTGCAACCGCAGGAAATCATGGTGGTGGAGGACGCGTTGCAGGACGTCCGCTTCCATGACAACCCGGTGGTGACCGGCGACCCGCACATCCGCTTCTATGCCGGCGCGCCGCTGATCAGTTCCGATGGCCTGCCACTGGGCACGCTGTGCGTGTTCGATGCGCATCCGCAGCACCTGCCCAGCGACAAGGCCGAGGCGCTGGCGGCATTGTCGCGGCAGGTGATGCTGGTGATGGAGCTGCGCCGTTTCGCGCTCGACATCCAGAAGCACATGCTGGAACGTGATGATTACGAGCGCCTGCTGTCGGAATACCAGGACGTGCTGCTTGCACAGAATGCCGACCTGGCCGAGCAGAGCCGTACCGATGCGCTGACCGGCCTGCCCAATCGCCGCGCGATGGCGGCGGCGCTGGAAGAGGCGGTTGCGGTGGTGGATGATCAACCCGGCGTCGCCTGCGTTGCGCTGCTCGACATCGATCATTTCAAGCACATCAACGATTTCCAGGGCCACGCCACCGGTGACCGGGTGCTGGCCGAGCTGGGTGTGCTGCTGCGCTCGCACTTCGCCGGCCGCGGCATGGCTGCGCGCTACGGCGGCGAGGAGTTCGTGGCGGTGATGCCGTCGACCGACCTGCACACGGCCGAACTGCAGTGCGAGTTCCTGCGCCTGGCGGTGGCCGACCTGCCGCTTGGATTCCCGGTCACGGTCAGCATCGGTGTTGCCCAGCACCAGCCGGGTGAAAGTGTGGATGACACGCTGGCCCGCGCCGACAAGGCGCTGTACCGGGCCAAGGGCAATGGCCGCAACCGGGTGGAACGGGCGGGCTGA
- a CDS encoding AAA family ATPase, which produces MLQTLAIAHYRSLHGLVLPLQQLNVVTGDNGSGKSSLYRALRLLAETAQGGVAAVLAREGGLASALWAGPEKIDRRVTAGEIPLQGGPRQESVGLKLGFTTDEFGYAIDLGYPPPSRSAFALDPQIKAEAIWAGPFLRSANLLVDRRGAMVRQRHAHGWDLVDEHVSLFDSLFTQVGDPQRMPETIALREYIRRWRFYDHFRSDADAPARQPAMATRTPVLHHDGRDLAAAWVTILEIGDPGALARSVDDAFPGATVSFEPLDGRLGLRFHQPGLLRPLSMAELSDGTLRFLLLAAALHTPRPPPLLVLNEPETSLHPDLLPALARLIIAASTRSQVWVVSHASRLIAALEQAPGCHSLHLQKEQGRTLLSGQGLLDAPAWHWPQR; this is translated from the coding sequence ATGCTGCAGACCCTGGCCATCGCCCACTACCGCTCGTTGCACGGGTTGGTGCTGCCGCTGCAGCAGCTGAACGTGGTCACCGGCGACAATGGCAGCGGCAAATCCAGCCTGTACCGCGCGCTGCGCCTGCTGGCGGAGACCGCGCAGGGCGGCGTCGCGGCGGTGCTGGCCCGTGAAGGCGGCCTCGCTTCGGCGCTGTGGGCGGGCCCGGAAAAAATAGATCGACGGGTCACTGCCGGCGAGATTCCATTGCAAGGCGGCCCACGCCAGGAATCGGTGGGACTGAAGCTTGGCTTCACTACTGACGAATTCGGCTATGCCATCGATCTGGGCTACCCGCCACCGAGCCGCTCCGCGTTCGCACTGGACCCGCAGATCAAGGCCGAGGCGATCTGGGCCGGGCCGTTCCTGCGCAGTGCCAACCTGCTGGTCGACCGCCGTGGTGCAATGGTGCGGCAACGCCATGCGCATGGCTGGGATCTGGTTGACGAACACGTGTCACTGTTCGACAGCCTGTTCACCCAGGTCGGCGATCCGCAGCGCATGCCGGAGACCATCGCCCTGCGCGAGTACATCCGCCGCTGGCGCTTCTACGATCATTTCCGCAGTGATGCCGACGCACCGGCGCGACAGCCGGCGATGGCCACACGCACGCCGGTGCTGCATCACGACGGCCGCGATCTGGCCGCAGCGTGGGTGACCATTCTCGAGATCGGCGATCCGGGCGCACTGGCACGCAGCGTGGACGATGCTTTCCCGGGTGCCACGGTCAGCTTCGAGCCGCTGGATGGCCGGCTGGGCCTGCGCTTCCACCAACCCGGCCTGCTGCGGCCGTTGTCGATGGCCGAGCTGTCCGACGGCACGCTGCGCTTCCTGCTGTTGGCCGCTGCGCTGCACACGCCGCGCCCGCCGCCGCTGTTGGTGCTCAACGAGCCGGAGACCAGCCTGCATCCCGATCTCCTGCCGGCGCTGGCGCGGCTTATCATCGCCGCCAGCACACGCAGCCAGGTATGGGTGGTGTCACACGCCAGCCGCCTGATCGCGGCGCTGGAACAGGCACCCGGATGCCACTCGCTGCACCTGCAGAAGGAACAGGGACGCACGCTGTTGAGTGGGCAGGGCCTGCTGGATGCACCGGCATGGCATTGGCCGCAGCGCTGA
- a CDS encoding DMT family transporter, with product MSTPDTRKALWQIHFCVLLWGVTAILGKLITLPALPLVWWRMLLVTAMLALLPRVWRGLRTLPLRVVAGYAGIGALVALHWLTFYGAVKLANASVAATCIALAPVFTSIIEPWVAKRPFQLRELAFGLAVLPGVALVVGGVPDGMRLGVLIGAISALLVAVFGSLNKRMVSHADPLTVTALELGAGTLTLTLLAPLMPYLLPALASPLWVVPDLHDGILLLVLAGFCTLLPFALALVALRHLSAYTVQLVTNLEPVYAVLLAVVLLREQHEVTPWFYLGVAIIVGAVFLHPLLNRRKPVQHPEILGTSEARNIAD from the coding sequence ATGAGCACACCCGACACCCGCAAAGCGCTGTGGCAGATCCACTTCTGTGTCCTGCTGTGGGGCGTCACTGCCATCCTCGGCAAGCTGATCACTCTGCCCGCGCTGCCGCTGGTCTGGTGGCGCATGCTGCTGGTGACAGCGATGCTGGCCCTGCTGCCGCGGGTCTGGCGCGGGTTGCGTACCCTGCCTCTGCGCGTGGTGGCGGGCTACGCCGGCATCGGCGCGCTGGTCGCCCTGCACTGGTTGACCTTCTATGGCGCGGTGAAACTGGCCAACGCTTCGGTGGCCGCCACCTGCATCGCGCTGGCCCCGGTGTTCACCTCGATCATCGAACCCTGGGTGGCCAAGCGGCCGTTCCAGCTGCGTGAACTGGCGTTCGGCCTGGCCGTGCTGCCGGGTGTTGCACTGGTGGTCGGGGGCGTGCCCGATGGCATGCGCCTGGGTGTGCTGATCGGTGCGATCTCGGCGCTGCTGGTGGCGGTGTTCGGCTCGCTCAACAAGCGCATGGTCAGCCACGCCGATCCGCTTACGGTCACGGCACTGGAACTGGGTGCAGGTACCCTCACCCTGACCCTGCTGGCGCCGCTGATGCCCTACCTGCTGCCGGCGCTGGCCAGCCCGCTGTGGGTGGTGCCCGACCTGCACGACGGCATCCTGCTGTTGGTGCTGGCCGGGTTCTGCACGCTGCTGCCGTTCGCGCTGGCGCTGGTCGCACTGCGTCACCTAAGCGCCTACACCGTGCAGCTGGTGACCAACCTGGAGCCGGTCTACGCCGTACTGCTGGCAGTGGTGCTGCTGCGCGAGCAGCACGAAGTGACCCCGTGGTTCTATCTGGGCGTGGCGATCATCGTCGGTGCCGTGTTCCTGCACCCGTTGTTGAACCGCCGCAAGCCGGTGCAGCACCCGGAGATTCTCGGTACGTCGGAAGCACGCAACATCGCCGACTGA
- a CDS encoding DUF72 domain-containing protein, which translates to MAATTQAAIRCGIGGWVFPEWRGGMFYPPGLPQREELAHASRALRCIEINGTFYRTPTAAQCAQWAAQTPDGFRFSMKAPRYLVQRRDLSSTVEAATPFLQAALALGDRLGPLLWQFDPRHPADAEALDALMAQLPKQLDGVPLQHALEVRNAEAHGPALVAAARRHGVALVIEDSDEAPLHGDVSAGFVYARIKRSQARLNEGLPAPVQQRWAERARRWSRGEPVADLPCLATAATEIPREVYLLCIGAAKARNPAAAMALQRHVDGGA; encoded by the coding sequence ATGGCCGCAACGACGCAGGCCGCGATCCGCTGCGGTATCGGTGGCTGGGTGTTTCCCGAATGGCGCGGTGGCATGTTCTATCCGCCGGGCCTGCCGCAACGCGAGGAACTGGCCCATGCCAGCCGCGCGCTGCGCTGCATCGAGATCAACGGCACCTTCTACCGCACGCCCACTGCCGCCCAGTGCGCGCAATGGGCGGCGCAGACGCCGGACGGCTTCCGTTTTTCGATGAAGGCGCCACGCTACCTGGTGCAGCGCCGCGACCTGTCCAGCACTGTGGAGGCTGCAACGCCGTTCCTGCAGGCGGCGCTCGCGCTGGGTGACCGGCTCGGCCCCTTGCTGTGGCAGTTCGACCCACGCCATCCGGCCGATGCCGAAGCGCTGGACGCACTGATGGCACAGCTGCCGAAGCAATTGGACGGCGTGCCGCTGCAGCATGCGCTGGAGGTCCGCAACGCCGAGGCACATGGCCCGGCACTGGTCGCCGCCGCGCGCCGCCATGGCGTGGCGCTGGTGATCGAGGACAGCGACGAGGCGCCACTACACGGCGATGTCAGTGCCGGCTTCGTCTACGCGCGGATCAAGCGCAGCCAGGCACGCTTGAACGAGGGCCTGCCGGCCCCGGTGCAGCAGCGCTGGGCGGAGCGCGCACGACGCTGGTCACGCGGCGAGCCGGTGGCCGACCTGCCCTGCCTCGCCACGGCAGCCACGGAAATACCGCGCGAGGTCTACCTGCTGTGCATAGGCGCCGCCAAAGCTCGCAATCCGGCGGCGGCAATGGCGCTGCAGCGGCACGTGGACGGCGGCGCATAG